A single genomic interval of Bacillus smithii harbors:
- a CDS encoding acylphosphatase, protein MMKRLFIKVYGKVQGVGFRYYTQQKAQQLGLKGWVRNEMDGSVEIEAEGDEMPLSELISFIKKGASPHGRVDQIEVVEKEPKENEKKFTIQY, encoded by the coding sequence ATGATGAAACGACTTTTTATTAAAGTATACGGAAAAGTTCAAGGTGTAGGATTCCGTTATTACACACAACAAAAAGCCCAACAATTAGGTCTGAAAGGCTGGGTGCGAAACGAAATGGATGGATCTGTCGAAATAGAAGCCGAAGGGGATGAAATGCCTCTGTCCGAGTTGATTTCTTTCATCAAAAAAGGAGCCAGCCCCCACGGAAGAGTAGATCAAATCGAAGTTGTCGAAAAAGAACCGAAAGAAAATGAAAAGAAATTTACCATCCAATACTAA
- the brnQ gene encoding branched-chain amino acid transport system II carrier protein, whose protein sequence is MKRKELWVVGLMLFALFFGAGNLIFPPLLGIQSGRSFWSAIAGFIITGVGLPIIAVAAVALSRNGVLSIAEKVHPRFALFFAVVIYLVIGPFFAIPRGANVAFEMGVKPFLSNEAGSISLFLFSIIFFILILWLSLNPSKMVDRVGELLTPLLLASIAVLCVTGFLKLDGSIQPPSAEYSHAPLAKGFMEGYLTMDAIAALAFGIVVVNALKERGIKNGKKMVAMTVKAGVIAGSGLALVYIGTGYIGVKMATHGSFENGGEILSKAASLLFGAGGKVLLGIIVALAVLTTCIGLVVACAQFFAERLPAVSYKKFVILITIISFLISNIGLNQIISISVPILSMIYPLAIVLIVLSFIDHYSKGISERVYQGAILFTAVFSLYDGLKAFGFNWEWLNHSLSWVPLFSVGLGWLLPSILGGIIGWVLSSSRTEKKWTPAKMKQ, encoded by the coding sequence ATGAAAAGAAAAGAGTTATGGGTTGTAGGGCTTATGCTTTTCGCGCTGTTTTTTGGAGCGGGAAATTTAATTTTTCCTCCTTTATTAGGAATCCAATCAGGACGGTCTTTTTGGTCAGCCATTGCTGGATTTATCATCACGGGAGTAGGGCTGCCCATTATAGCAGTGGCGGCGGTTGCGTTGTCCAGAAACGGGGTCCTTTCGATTGCTGAAAAGGTCCATCCACGTTTTGCGCTGTTTTTTGCCGTGGTGATTTATTTAGTAATTGGACCGTTTTTTGCCATTCCGCGCGGTGCGAATGTTGCATTTGAAATGGGTGTCAAACCATTTTTATCGAACGAAGCAGGTTCCATTAGCTTATTTTTATTCAGCATCATCTTTTTTATCTTGATCCTTTGGTTAAGTTTAAATCCATCGAAAATGGTCGATCGAGTGGGCGAATTATTGACTCCGCTCCTGCTTGCCTCTATCGCTGTTTTATGTGTGACGGGTTTCTTAAAGTTGGATGGTTCCATTCAGCCGCCGTCTGCTGAGTACTCGCATGCCCCTTTAGCAAAAGGGTTTATGGAAGGGTATTTAACGATGGATGCCATTGCCGCTTTAGCATTTGGCATCGTGGTCGTCAATGCACTTAAGGAAAGAGGAATTAAAAATGGCAAGAAAATGGTGGCGATGACGGTCAAAGCCGGAGTAATCGCTGGTTCGGGATTGGCACTTGTTTATATTGGAACAGGTTATATCGGGGTTAAAATGGCCACACACGGTTCTTTCGAAAATGGGGGAGAAATCCTGTCCAAAGCAGCTAGCCTTCTTTTTGGAGCAGGAGGTAAAGTTCTTCTCGGCATCATTGTGGCGCTGGCTGTATTAACGACTTGTATTGGATTAGTGGTGGCATGTGCCCAGTTTTTTGCGGAACGATTGCCTGCTGTTTCATATAAAAAATTTGTCATTTTGATTACGATTATCAGTTTTTTGATTTCGAATATAGGCCTTAATCAAATCATTTCCATTTCCGTTCCGATTCTAAGCATGATTTACCCTTTGGCCATCGTATTAATCGTTTTGTCTTTCATAGATCATTATTCCAAAGGCATTTCTGAACGTGTTTATCAAGGGGCCATTCTTTTTACGGCAGTTTTCAGTTTATATGATGGTTTGAAAGCATTCGGATTCAATTGGGAATGGCTGAATCATTCCTTGTCTTGGGTTCCGTTGTTTTCCGTAGGATTAGGGTGGCTTTTGCCTTCGATTCTCGGAGGAATCATCGGATGGGTCTTATCTTCTTCTCGTACTGAGAAAAAATGGACACCTGCTAAAATGAAACAGTAA
- a CDS encoding ABC-ATPase domain-containing protein, with translation MEHMKQILRQIDGKGYSSYQRLRGEYRFPDYTLIVDHVQKDPFATPTKIRLIVPLQKLNLKKDHYSPKRRKIYCEDLLARRIAHSLKKRRQTGMGSGKSGQIRIDVPGQEILERTAVQIHQTLSICLTVGLPARGRTILGREAETIFFQDLPKIVKEAVYSASKADFDQVVRLCDQQFAIRKWMKEHDYIAFIANGSILPRESGISDLPVSKEKAIPFKSPKELEVSISLPHRTEPIVGMGIKKGVTLIVGGGFHGKSTLLQAIEKGIYNHIEGDGREFVLTDETAVKIRSEDGRSVASVNIEPFIQNLPFEKDTLHFSTENASGSTSQAANIMESLEAGAKVLLMDEDTSATNFMIRDARMQALISKEHEPITPFVDKVRSLFTQHGVSTILVLGGSGDYLDVADVVIKMDHYLPFDVTKQAKEIAKRFSTQRIREGGETFGEFQSRIPLPQSLNCRKGKKEKAAAKGKYEILYGHESVSLQAVEQIVHPSQTAMIAEILHWIEKKGFLKKRMTVSELLLIVERKMNEEGLASFSSFPKNPGELARPRALEIAAALNRMRSLKIHC, from the coding sequence ATGGAACATATGAAACAAATATTGCGACAAATAGATGGAAAAGGCTATTCTTCCTACCAGCGATTACGCGGAGAGTACCGTTTTCCGGATTATACGCTCATCGTCGACCATGTCCAAAAAGACCCGTTTGCGACTCCGACGAAAATCCGGTTAATCGTTCCACTTCAAAAGTTGAATTTAAAAAAGGATCATTACAGTCCGAAGAGACGAAAGATCTATTGTGAAGATTTATTGGCGCGGAGAATAGCCCATTCATTAAAGAAAAGACGACAGACAGGAATGGGATCTGGAAAAAGCGGACAAATTCGTATTGACGTTCCGGGACAAGAAATTTTAGAAAGAACCGCTGTTCAGATTCATCAAACGCTTTCTATTTGCTTAACAGTGGGGCTGCCGGCGCGTGGCAGAACGATTTTAGGAAGAGAAGCGGAAACCATTTTCTTTCAAGATCTTCCGAAAATCGTGAAAGAAGCAGTCTATTCCGCTTCAAAAGCTGATTTTGACCAAGTGGTTCGATTATGTGACCAGCAATTTGCCATCCGCAAATGGATGAAAGAACATGATTATATTGCTTTTATTGCCAACGGATCGATTTTGCCGCGCGAGAGCGGGATAAGCGATTTGCCGGTGTCGAAAGAAAAGGCCATACCCTTTAAGAGTCCGAAAGAACTGGAAGTGAGCATTTCGCTTCCTCATCGTACGGAACCCATTGTGGGGATGGGAATTAAGAAAGGGGTGACATTGATCGTCGGCGGCGGTTTCCATGGCAAAAGCACGCTGCTTCAAGCAATTGAAAAAGGAATTTATAACCATATTGAAGGGGATGGCAGAGAGTTTGTCTTAACGGATGAAACCGCCGTGAAAATTCGGTCGGAAGATGGAAGAAGCGTGGCGTCGGTCAATATCGAACCTTTTATTCAAAATCTTCCTTTTGAAAAAGATACATTGCATTTTAGCACCGAAAATGCGAGTGGAAGTACGTCGCAAGCCGCCAATATTATGGAATCATTAGAAGCCGGTGCCAAAGTTCTTTTAATGGACGAGGATACTTCTGCGACTAATTTCATGATCCGTGATGCCAGAATGCAGGCCCTTATTTCGAAAGAACACGAACCGATCACGCCATTTGTAGATAAGGTACGTTCATTATTTACACAACATGGAGTGTCCACCATTCTCGTATTAGGTGGTTCAGGAGACTACTTGGATGTGGCCGATGTTGTCATAAAAATGGATCACTACTTGCCGTTTGATGTAACCAAGCAAGCAAAAGAAATTGCCAAACGTTTTTCTACTCAGCGTATTCGAGAAGGTGGAGAAACATTTGGAGAATTTCAAAGCCGCATCCCGTTGCCTCAATCGCTAAACTGCAGGAAAGGAAAAAAAGAGAAGGCAGCGGCAAAAGGAAAATACGAAATTCTGTACGGTCATGAATCCGTCTCTCTTCAAGCGGTGGAACAAATTGTCCATCCTAGCCAGACAGCTATGATCGCAGAAATTCTCCATTGGATAGAAAAAAAGGGATTTTTGAAAAAAAGAATGACTGTTTCTGAACTCCTGTTGATCGTGGAAAGAAAAATGAATGAGGAGGGGCTTGCTTCTTTTTCAAGCTTCCCGAAAAACCCCGGTGAACTAGCACGGCCGAGAGCATTGGAAATTGCTGCTGCTCTCAATCGGATGCGATCATTAAAAATTCATTGTTGA